From a single Lewinella sp. LCG006 genomic region:
- a CDS encoding spermidine synthase, producing the protein MKQLPRWKIWLSYLLELHVESAESDYNPYLYVSLRRGRYQLSTANAVYSYGDLYTNFARTFARWNWEQYPIDEVLILGLGLGSIPVILAQTHHQQACQFTAVEIDEVVLDLAQRYVLNDLKNPQQMIVADASIAVQQLPEENYDLLCVDIFDDDLVPEVFETIAFLEDAKALLRPGGVLLFNRLAANPRDEQESKAFFETTFLKVFPQGYCLDVGGNYMLLSNKEAIRNV; encoded by the coding sequence ATGAAGCAACTACCACGCTGGAAAATCTGGTTAAGCTACCTGCTGGAACTCCACGTGGAGAGTGCTGAAAGTGATTACAATCCCTATCTCTACGTAAGCCTTCGCCGTGGCCGCTACCAACTCAGCACCGCCAATGCGGTGTATTCCTACGGCGATCTCTATACCAATTTTGCCCGTACCTTTGCGCGCTGGAACTGGGAGCAGTATCCCATCGATGAAGTGCTCATACTAGGCTTGGGCCTGGGGAGTATCCCCGTCATTCTAGCGCAAACCCACCACCAGCAAGCGTGCCAGTTTACGGCTGTAGAAATTGATGAAGTAGTGTTGGATTTGGCCCAGCGTTACGTTCTCAATGACTTGAAAAACCCGCAGCAAATGATCGTCGCAGATGCGTCCATTGCTGTCCAGCAGTTGCCAGAGGAAAACTACGATCTGCTCTGTGTAGATATCTTTGATGATGACCTTGTTCCGGAAGTCTTTGAGACCATCGCCTTCCTGGAAGATGCAAAAGCATTGCTGCGCCCCGGCGGTGTGCTGCTTTTCAACCGCCTTGCGGCCAACCCCAGAGATGAGCAAGAGAGCAAGGCGTTTTTTGAAACTACTTTCCTGAAAGTCTTCCCTCAGGGGTATTGCCTTGATGTCGGCGGCAATTATATGCTACTGAGCAACAAGGAAGCGATAAGGAACGTGTAA
- the rpsA gene encoding 30S ribosomal protein S1, which produces MLDDKNLEEQDNQQEETTPVEEVVEAASDAAEAVVEKVEEVAEAVAEAAEEVAEAAAETVEEAVAAPKAEDNEAEASDDDSDSDEDEDEDAEIDVELPTGATGEAHDDFDWTIDKRADNSYSEAERETMLAQFDESMSAIQEMEIVSGLVTAINDGDVVLDINFKSDGLIPLSEFRDTPDLKVGDHVRVYVEQQEDARGQLVLSRRKAKLLLAWESIKDSYENGTVIKGTVISKTKGGLIADCGGLETFLPGSQIDIKPIIDYDSYVGKTMEFKVVKINEAIKNAVVSHKALIESDLAEQREAIIASLERGQVLEGLVKNLTDFGAFLDLGGVDGLLYITDISWGRISHPSEKLELNQKINVVVLDFDENKKRISLGLKQLQPHPWEVLAEDISEGSTVTGKIVNIEDYGAFLEIQPGVEGLIHVSEVSWSNQPINAREHFKLGQEYQAKVVTIDREDRKMSLSVKQLQDDPWDNIEERFPENSRHSGEVKNLTPYGVFVELENGIGGMIHISDLSWTKRYGHPSEFTKVGEKIDVMILEIDKNNRKLSLGHKQLEENPWDTFETVFPQGSYHEATILRKDDRGAIVQLPYGLEAYAPLKHIRKDDGTYAEADEVLTVKVIEFNRDDKRIMVSHMRYLDDIRREADEQVRKERDDERQETRKAVKKTQSSVERDTLGDLDVFSQLKEQLSDDGGDDE; this is translated from the coding sequence ATGCTAGATGACAAGAACCTGGAAGAACAGGACAACCAGCAGGAAGAAACCACTCCGGTAGAGGAGGTGGTGGAAGCTGCAAGTGATGCGGCGGAAGCCGTTGTTGAAAAAGTGGAAGAAGTAGCAGAAGCTGTTGCGGAAGCTGCAGAAGAAGTAGCGGAAGCCGCTGCGGAAACTGTAGAAGAAGCTGTAGCTGCGCCAAAAGCAGAGGACAACGAAGCGGAAGCCTCTGACGATGACAGCGACAGTGATGAGGACGAAGACGAAGACGCGGAGATTGACGTAGAGTTGCCAACCGGCGCTACGGGTGAAGCTCACGACGACTTTGACTGGACCATCGACAAGCGTGCTGACAACAGCTACTCTGAAGCCGAGCGTGAAACCATGTTGGCTCAGTTTGACGAGTCGATGTCTGCTATTCAGGAAATGGAAATCGTTTCTGGTTTAGTAACAGCGATCAACGATGGTGATGTTGTATTGGACATCAACTTCAAGTCTGACGGTCTGATTCCTTTGTCGGAATTCCGTGACACACCGGACCTTAAGGTGGGTGATCACGTACGTGTTTACGTTGAGCAGCAAGAAGATGCTCGTGGCCAGTTGGTACTTTCTCGCCGTAAAGCGAAATTGTTGCTGGCTTGGGAGTCTATCAAAGACAGCTACGAGAACGGTACCGTTATCAAGGGTACAGTTATCAGCAAGACCAAAGGTGGTCTGATCGCCGATTGTGGTGGTTTGGAAACCTTCTTGCCTGGTTCACAAATTGATATCAAGCCTATCATCGATTATGATAGCTACGTGGGTAAGACCATGGAGTTCAAGGTAGTGAAGATCAACGAAGCGATCAAAAACGCAGTTGTATCTCACAAAGCCCTTATCGAAAGCGATTTGGCCGAGCAGCGTGAAGCTATCATTGCCAGCCTTGAGCGTGGTCAGGTACTGGAAGGTTTGGTTAAAAACCTTACCGACTTCGGTGCATTCCTTGACCTTGGTGGTGTAGATGGTCTGTTGTACATCACAGACATCAGCTGGGGACGGATTTCTCACCCAAGTGAGAAACTGGAACTGAACCAGAAGATCAACGTTGTTGTACTCGACTTTGACGAGAACAAGAAGCGTATTTCTTTGGGTCTTAAGCAACTACAACCCCACCCATGGGAAGTATTGGCAGAAGACATCAGCGAAGGCTCTACCGTTACTGGTAAGATCGTTAACATCGAGGACTACGGTGCATTCCTGGAAATCCAGCCTGGTGTAGAAGGTTTGATCCACGTTTCAGAAGTAAGCTGGAGCAATCAACCGATCAACGCCCGCGAACACTTCAAGCTGGGACAAGAGTACCAAGCCAAAGTGGTTACTATCGACCGCGAAGATCGCAAGATGTCGCTTTCGGTGAAGCAACTACAGGATGATCCATGGGATAACATTGAAGAAAGATTCCCTGAAAACAGCCGCCACAGCGGTGAGGTCAAGAACCTTACTCCTTACGGTGTGTTCGTGGAATTGGAGAATGGTATCGGTGGTATGATCCACATTTCTGACCTTTCTTGGACCAAGCGCTACGGCCACCCAAGTGAGTTCACGAAAGTTGGTGAGAAGATCGATGTGATGATTCTTGAAATTGACAAGAACAATCGCAAATTGTCACTGGGTCACAAGCAACTGGAAGAAAATCCATGGGATACGTTCGAAACCGTATTCCCACAAGGATCTTACCACGAAGCTACTATCCTGCGCAAGGACGACCGCGGTGCAATCGTACAATTGCCTTATGGCCTGGAAGCTTATGCTCCCCTCAAGCACATCCGTAAGGATGACGGCACTTACGCCGAAGCTGATGAGGTACTGACCGTGAAGGTGATCGAATTCAACCGTGATGACAAGCGCATCATGGTGAGCCACATGCGTTACCTGGATGATATTCGCCGTGAAGCGGACGAGCAAGTTCGTAAAGAGCGTGACGATGAGCGCCAGGAAACTCGTAAAGCCGTTAAGAAAACACAATCAAGTGTTGAGCGTGATACGCTTGGTGACTTGGACGTGTTCAGCCAACTCAAAGAGCAGTTGTCTGACGACGGTGGTGATGATGAATAA
- a CDS encoding nucleotide pyrophosphohydrolase — protein MTLKTAQQTVDEWINTIGVRYYSELTNMAILTEEVGEVARLMSRLYGEQSFKRPEDAKRAPAQLADEMADVLFVLICLANQTGIDLTEALQRNLEKKTSRDKDRHANNEKLK, from the coding sequence ATGACCTTAAAAACCGCCCAACAAACCGTCGACGAGTGGATTAACACCATTGGTGTCCGTTATTACAGTGAACTCACCAATATGGCTATCCTCACGGAGGAAGTAGGAGAGGTGGCCCGACTGATGTCGCGGCTCTATGGCGAGCAGTCGTTCAAACGCCCTGAAGATGCCAAGCGCGCGCCCGCTCAACTGGCCGACGAGATGGCGGATGTCCTCTTCGTCCTGATCTGTCTGGCCAATCAAACGGGTATCGACCTCACGGAAGCCCTCCAACGTAACCTGGAAAAGAAAACGAGTCGCGACAAGGATCGCCACGCCAATAACGAGAAGTTAAAGTAG
- a CDS encoding tol-pal system YbgF family protein, with the protein MATLQKKWSSCFLGCCLILMFAACQPENADQESHTLATTTTNDPAAGTRQMRDSINNIIARIDFSKHPYETARKLAVMEPQILAAQQQGQLTIPAYIAYGETLLEAGRSQDAINVFENLLERFPENKTIATQNKGLHEALALCYLRLGEQRNCIENHSSQSCIFPIAGDGIHTNTTGSAKAITI; encoded by the coding sequence ATGGCTACTTTGCAGAAAAAATGGTCCTCTTGCTTTCTTGGTTGCTGCCTGATTTTGATGTTTGCAGCGTGCCAGCCGGAAAACGCTGACCAGGAAAGCCACACGCTAGCAACAACTACGACGAATGACCCAGCGGCGGGCACTCGCCAAATGCGGGACAGTATCAATAACATTATTGCTCGGATTGATTTCTCCAAACACCCCTACGAAACTGCGCGAAAGTTGGCCGTTATGGAACCTCAGATCCTGGCAGCACAACAACAGGGCCAACTCACCATCCCCGCTTATATTGCTTACGGAGAGACACTACTGGAGGCAGGCCGTTCACAAGACGCGATCAACGTTTTCGAAAATCTGTTGGAACGCTTCCCTGAGAACAAAACCATCGCCACTCAAAACAAAGGGCTGCACGAGGCACTGGCCTTGTGTTATCTGCGGCTGGGCGAACAACGCAATTGTATCGAAAATCACTCCAGCCAGTCGTGCATTTTTCCTATTGCAGGAGATGGCATCCACACCAATACCACGGGATCGGCCAAAGCCATCACTATTTAA
- a CDS encoding BlaI/MecI/CopY family transcriptional regulator, translating to MKKLTKAEEEIMQVLWDLGEGAVGDIRTKLAEQAGGKMPAHSTISTMMKILSEKGFVAYKAYGRTFVYRAQLSKEDYSKQSLHTLMQDYFGGSANRLVSFLVKGKDLSVEELNDLVERLEDPKNE from the coding sequence ATGAAGAAATTAACGAAAGCAGAGGAAGAAATCATGCAGGTCTTGTGGGACCTGGGCGAAGGAGCGGTGGGCGATATCCGGACCAAACTGGCCGAGCAGGCGGGTGGAAAGATGCCGGCCCACAGCACCATTTCGACGATGATGAAAATCCTGAGTGAGAAAGGTTTTGTGGCCTACAAAGCTTACGGGCGCACCTTTGTCTACCGTGCCCAGCTGAGCAAAGAGGATTACAGCAAACAAAGCTTGCACACCCTCATGCAGGACTATTTTGGAGGTTCTGCTAATCGGTTGGTTTCTTTTTTAGTAAAAGGGAAAGACCTCAGTGTAGAAGAACTCAACGACCTGGTTGAGCGCCTGGAGGATCCCAAAAACGAGTAA
- a CDS encoding TonB family protein, whose protein sequence is MNAYLIEFSLYWLGFWGLYALLLRQEKFFRLNRFYLLGTFVLGMILPLVQWSAIWAAPAWMELPVVWLQTVTVAPDNPTIASISPATNWSWSSFFWRVYLLGVLLATVRFLWGLARLFQYYRKGNKRWEKGICWVESEQAHAPFSWLHFLFISQQTKASEVEKAAIVAHEKAHIQQKHSWDILLLEIVGIFCWWHPLWYAYRHELENVHEYLADAVVLQATPTREYGKLLLRQCLQQPDLPFVQTFHTSQLKKRIIMMTKSPSSTLALGKYLLFLPLTLLLLLTCEEAGAQPQKKQMTQGLQEDDGRFFERVDTVTVFDPATSTEEVSIVKTKIYEKVDQMPVFGNCEGLTGQEQMDCSNKNLLTFIFEHVKYPKAAMEAKQEGLALTRFIVDPQGRVTNIQLIEEKTTEHAALNEAALETIRQLPGFTPGQHNGKPVYVQMVMPIKFKL, encoded by the coding sequence ATGAATGCTTATCTCATTGAATTCAGCCTCTACTGGTTGGGGTTCTGGGGCTTATATGCGCTGTTGTTGCGCCAAGAAAAATTCTTCCGGCTCAACCGCTTTTACCTACTGGGAACCTTTGTTTTGGGAATGATACTACCGCTGGTGCAATGGTCGGCCATCTGGGCGGCTCCGGCGTGGATGGAGCTCCCTGTGGTATGGCTGCAAACGGTAACGGTGGCTCCGGATAACCCTACAATTGCCAGCATTTCTCCGGCCACAAATTGGTCGTGGTCGAGCTTCTTCTGGCGCGTTTATCTTTTGGGAGTCTTATTGGCGACTGTCCGATTCTTGTGGGGATTGGCAAGACTCTTCCAGTATTACCGCAAAGGCAATAAACGCTGGGAGAAGGGCATCTGCTGGGTAGAAAGCGAGCAGGCTCACGCGCCTTTCTCGTGGTTGCACTTCCTGTTTATAAGTCAGCAAACCAAGGCCAGCGAAGTGGAAAAGGCAGCCATCGTCGCCCATGAGAAAGCACATATCCAGCAAAAACACAGCTGGGACATCCTGCTACTGGAAATCGTTGGCATCTTCTGCTGGTGGCACCCCTTGTGGTACGCTTACCGGCATGAGCTGGAGAATGTTCACGAATATTTGGCGGACGCTGTGGTGCTACAAGCTACACCTACCCGCGAATACGGCAAGCTGCTGCTTCGCCAATGCTTACAACAACCCGACCTGCCGTTTGTGCAGACTTTTCATACTTCACAACTTAAAAAACGTATTATTATGATGACGAAATCACCTTCCTCTACCCTCGCATTGGGTAAGTACCTGTTGTTCCTTCCCTTGACTTTGCTGCTCTTGCTCACTTGCGAGGAGGCCGGAGCGCAACCTCAAAAAAAGCAGATGACACAAGGGCTCCAAGAAGACGACGGGAGATTCTTTGAGCGCGTCGATACCGTTACTGTCTTTGACCCTGCCACCAGCACGGAAGAGGTAAGTATCGTAAAGACCAAAATTTACGAAAAAGTAGATCAGATGCCAGTTTTCGGCAACTGTGAGGGACTGACGGGGCAAGAGCAGATGGACTGCTCTAACAAAAACCTGCTCACCTTTATTTTTGAACACGTCAAGTACCCCAAAGCGGCCATGGAAGCAAAACAAGAAGGCCTGGCACTGACCAGGTTTATCGTAGACCCTCAGGGGCGGGTAACGAATATCCAACTCATTGAGGAAAAAACTACGGAACACGCTGCCCTGAACGAAGCCGCACTGGAGACCATCCGGCAGCTACCGGGTTTCACCCCTGGTCAGCACAATGGCAAGCCAGTGTATGTGCAAATGGTCATGCCCATCAAGTTTAAGCTCTAG
- a CDS encoding DUF6624 domain-containing protein, which yields MKQLFVLLLIFSTFSLTAQTFEELIQTGNQQYSDGNFEASALSYEQAFELQEGNASQYYNAACSWALAGNTDKATIHLILSVDKGWLNLAHMERDPDLESLHDLPTWAPILATVAEKKAEYEKDFDLPLKAQLEEIYMKDQTLRSIHEEITKKFGYDSPEKDYFNTIWTQEDSLLLLECEDIIEKHGWVGRSQVGGKANTALFLVIQHASLEAQEKYIPLLQASVEAGESSGSHLALMQDRILMRKDQPQIYGSQVSYNQETGEGSVFEIQDPEYVNQRRKAIGLGPIEDYLKNWNIEWTVPQKEK from the coding sequence ATGAAACAATTATTCGTGCTACTCCTTATTTTCTCTACTTTTTCTTTGACCGCGCAGACCTTTGAGGAACTCATCCAGACCGGTAACCAGCAATACAGCGATGGCAACTTTGAAGCCTCTGCACTATCATACGAACAGGCATTTGAGCTGCAAGAAGGCAATGCTTCGCAATATTACAATGCCGCCTGCTCCTGGGCACTGGCGGGCAATACAGACAAAGCTACCATCCATCTGATATTATCGGTAGACAAGGGCTGGCTCAACCTGGCTCACATGGAGCGTGACCCTGATTTGGAAAGCCTTCATGATCTCCCCACCTGGGCACCCATTCTGGCAACGGTAGCGGAGAAGAAAGCGGAATACGAGAAAGATTTCGATTTACCGCTCAAAGCGCAGTTGGAAGAAATCTATATGAAGGATCAGACCTTGCGCAGTATCCACGAGGAAATCACCAAGAAGTTTGGTTATGATTCTCCTGAGAAGGATTATTTCAATACGATCTGGACCCAAGAAGACAGTCTGTTGCTGCTGGAATGTGAGGACATCATTGAAAAACACGGCTGGGTAGGTCGCAGCCAAGTGGGTGGAAAAGCCAATACTGCGCTATTTTTAGTCATCCAACATGCTTCGCTGGAAGCACAGGAGAAATACATCCCGCTCTTACAGGCCTCAGTAGAAGCAGGTGAATCCAGCGGTTCGCACCTGGCCCTGATGCAAGATCGCATCCTGATGCGCAAAGATCAGCCCCAGATTTATGGTTCTCAGGTGAGTTACAACCAGGAAACGGGTGAAGGCAGTGTCTTCGAAATCCAGGATCCCGAGTACGTCAACCAGCGCCGCAAGGCTATCGGCCTGGGCCCCATAGAGGATTACCTGAAAAACTGGAATATCGAGTGGACGGTGCCACAGAAGGAGAAGTAG
- a CDS encoding M43 family zinc metalloprotease, with translation MWKFFLGLSLLLSSVQIGQTQVQEPCAAAHYLHHLEATHPGFEAATRQVYDRVRGQGQARDLTLVTIPVVVHLVYQNEAQNLPDSLIEAVLEVLNQDYRRLNVDAIQVREDFLPVVDDPFIQFELVGVERVATTATFELNLFGGTLPDNVKTTATGGSDAWDPEHHLNIWVCNIEGGALLGYAYPPADLSHWPEGASAPSPGLDGVVVHYEVFRRTGTFTTSGLFGLGNITVSVRGRTITHEVGHYLGLRHIWGDGLLSTFGIPDCNADDGVEDTPNQGLNSQFSCDPANNTCNEGSGDLPDMWENFMDYAQEDCQNSFTFGQIEIMRSVLDNERAGLIEGSVSTRNVQLPTSTLRLYPNPATDNFVIQREENTSATVRLLNAQGQITRQWLSWTQNRLEVATASLPAGLYYVQYVSREGQLTQAVVVE, from the coding sequence ATGTGGAAATTTTTCTTGGGATTATCGCTCTTGTTGAGTAGTGTCCAAATCGGTCAAACGCAGGTGCAAGAACCTTGTGCCGCAGCGCATTATCTCCACCATCTGGAGGCGACTCACCCTGGCTTCGAGGCGGCTACCCGACAAGTTTACGACCGGGTACGTGGCCAAGGGCAGGCGCGTGACCTTACCTTGGTGACCATTCCGGTGGTGGTGCATTTGGTGTACCAAAACGAAGCCCAAAACCTGCCGGATAGCCTCATTGAAGCGGTTTTGGAAGTCCTCAACCAGGATTATCGCCGCCTGAACGTTGATGCTATTCAAGTACGTGAAGATTTTCTGCCAGTCGTTGATGATCCTTTTATTCAGTTCGAACTGGTAGGTGTAGAGCGCGTTGCAACCACGGCTACTTTTGAGCTGAACCTGTTCGGTGGCACCCTTCCCGACAATGTAAAAACCACGGCCACTGGCGGCTCCGATGCCTGGGACCCCGAGCACCACCTCAATATCTGGGTGTGCAATATCGAAGGGGGCGCACTCTTGGGTTATGCCTACCCCCCCGCAGACCTGAGCCATTGGCCAGAGGGGGCTTCTGCTCCTAGCCCAGGTTTAGATGGGGTCGTAGTTCATTACGAAGTTTTCCGGCGCACCGGCACCTTTACTACCAGTGGCTTGTTTGGCTTAGGAAATATTACGGTCTCTGTACGTGGCCGCACCATCACCCACGAGGTGGGGCACTACCTGGGCTTACGCCATATTTGGGGCGATGGCCTCCTTTCTACTTTTGGTATTCCAGACTGTAATGCCGACGATGGTGTTGAAGATACTCCAAACCAGGGATTGAATAGCCAGTTCAGTTGCGATCCCGCCAACAATACCTGCAACGAAGGCAGCGGCGACCTACCCGATATGTGGGAAAACTTCATGGACTACGCCCAGGAAGATTGCCAAAACAGCTTCACCTTCGGGCAGATCGAAATCATGCGGAGTGTATTGGACAATGAACGCGCCGGACTGATAGAAGGCTCCGTGAGCACCCGAAACGTACAGTTGCCAACCAGCACCTTGCGGCTTTATCCCAATCCCGCTACCGATAATTTCGTGATACAAAGGGAAGAGAACACCAGTGCCACGGTCCGCCTGCTCAATGCCCAAGGGCAAATCACCCGCCAGTGGCTTTCGTGGACACAAAATCGCTTGGAAGTCGCTACCGCTTCCCTTCCTGCCGGGTTGTACTACGTGCAGTATGTGAGCAGAGAGGGCCAACTGACCCAAGCGGTGGTGGTGGAGTAG
- a CDS encoding toxin-antitoxin system YwqK family antitoxin produces the protein MMLRFSPFSLLIILVFCTQALWAQKPTPTTTELLFHDDEDRLIFRGEVQRIFGDNNYSCQATILIDRVYRGDYQLDTVSVHTGPGRNRNIPDRRCLQVGDIVVFFASKIYYSSEKGHAPYTVFDRDNYSFVVPQDSTKEVDYRISDKLSILDQFFQLKDVKDKQAVQLTNAEGVVFAEGEWENGVPIGEWKHYTEFRQGYGEVMSTIVYEKGLIKQKETLSWFFQYDDKGRIILEQLYKKQGDKRYLSSEKTFEYDELNSIVTHSKEFLPDGVPKSVHTSRTFQGLFNSESSTVSNGYALHVDYSSQEKVEGHGVHGARTGVWRTYSKDGELIDEKDYGTVSVPEEGMYIAYRHDGNIRIKGLIDDQGRQTGKWELFFEDGSLQEVGFFEEGQRTGAWHTFSKRGILIVERRYKNGQLHGTYFFYDRNDGRLTTQGEYLNGKKVGIWKSYELGRLIVKEYNDEGQLHGKSKTYHSTGELAIESTYYNGLLNGWIRHYYEDGTVSKEREYRDGLPIGPGSTYDRLGRLVAQNEFLPDFFTGQDQMKIFTPKRQESIPKPTLNQNRTVSTLGVNKDSIEILGAEVDRFINVFGNSLFSTRSNGLLRIDVTTEELAAYSTPWPDSLLYGPSQYPPQMAFRNDTLSCLFRGGQSAMIYDFDVFRFYKNELISLNRFPMRADRGSQSRIADDGESLISYHQTNYDILIEKYNMRRRRITSTSPPIPNRPQERINWVDGSSFNANGQFAFFAFRDPRSASVYVGIENLATAAFEHFKFEVPRMLAENWSTTKVEHHSNIIYLLGHHTDQDSRKSIRGMYVLNCTTKQVDFLEWQDKLAPDRTFNPQTSKINTYFYNNRMYIVFNYDTNGVNEDKNLSPYRNIILEVDTQNLELGKMLDDGSNNIKYYFLVNGYWIEYIHYKAAIGQEQGRSVVKRFALTQ, from the coding sequence ATGATGCTCCGTTTTTCTCCGTTCTCACTGTTAATCATTTTAGTGTTTTGCACCCAAGCTTTATGGGCCCAAAAGCCTACTCCTACCACCACTGAGTTGCTGTTTCATGATGATGAAGACCGTCTAATCTTCCGTGGTGAAGTACAGCGTATATTTGGTGATAACAATTATAGTTGTCAAGCTACCATCCTTATTGATAGGGTCTATAGGGGGGATTACCAACTCGACACCGTCAGTGTACACACCGGACCAGGACGAAACAGGAATATCCCAGACCGCAGATGCCTGCAAGTCGGCGATATTGTGGTTTTTTTTGCCTCAAAAATTTACTATTCATCTGAAAAAGGACATGCACCATATACTGTATTTGACCGTGACAATTACTCCTTTGTAGTTCCTCAGGATTCTACAAAGGAGGTAGATTACCGAATCAGCGATAAACTGAGCATTCTTGATCAGTTCTTCCAGTTGAAAGATGTCAAAGACAAACAAGCGGTTCAGCTCACCAATGCGGAAGGTGTAGTTTTTGCGGAAGGAGAATGGGAAAACGGAGTACCTATCGGAGAATGGAAGCATTACACCGAATTCCGGCAGGGATATGGGGAGGTGATGAGTACAATTGTTTATGAGAAGGGGTTGATCAAGCAAAAAGAAACGTTGAGCTGGTTTTTTCAATATGATGATAAAGGTCGAATCATTCTGGAGCAATTGTACAAAAAACAGGGTGACAAAAGATATCTAAGCTCTGAAAAGACCTTCGAATACGACGAATTGAACTCTATTGTGACCCACTCAAAAGAATTTTTGCCAGATGGAGTACCCAAAAGTGTACATACTTCTAGAACATTCCAAGGACTCTTTAACAGTGAGTCATCAACGGTAAGTAATGGTTACGCTCTGCACGTGGACTATAGCAGCCAGGAAAAGGTGGAAGGACACGGCGTTCACGGCGCTCGAACAGGTGTCTGGCGTACTTATTCTAAGGATGGCGAGTTGATAGATGAAAAAGACTATGGTACGGTATCAGTACCCGAAGAAGGCATGTATATTGCTTATCGGCATGATGGAAACATACGAATCAAGGGGCTGATTGACGATCAGGGGAGACAAACGGGAAAGTGGGAACTATTTTTCGAAGATGGCTCCTTGCAAGAAGTAGGCTTTTTTGAAGAAGGGCAAAGAACGGGGGCTTGGCATACATTTAGTAAAAGAGGAATCCTGATTGTGGAGCGGCGCTATAAAAATGGGCAACTACATGGCACCTACTTTTTTTACGATAGAAATGACGGTAGACTAACTACTCAAGGGGAATACCTGAATGGCAAAAAAGTTGGAATATGGAAATCTTATGAACTAGGGCGACTCATTGTTAAAGAGTACAATGATGAGGGGCAATTGCATGGAAAATCCAAAACCTATCACTCAACAGGAGAGTTAGCGATTGAGAGCACCTACTATAATGGTCTTCTTAATGGTTGGATTCGGCACTACTATGAGGATGGTACGGTGAGCAAGGAGCGGGAGTACCGTGATGGTTTACCAATTGGACCAGGTAGTACCTACGACCGCCTTGGACGCCTGGTTGCTCAAAATGAATTTTTACCAGACTTTTTTACCGGCCAAGACCAAATGAAGATTTTCACTCCTAAGCGGCAAGAGTCGATTCCCAAACCTACACTAAATCAGAACCGAACAGTTTCTACACTTGGAGTTAACAAAGATAGTATTGAAATATTAGGGGCGGAGGTGGACCGATTTATCAATGTTTTTGGCAATTCTTTATTCTCCACACGCTCTAATGGTTTACTCCGTATTGATGTCACTACGGAAGAACTAGCTGCATATAGCACCCCTTGGCCAGATAGTTTACTCTACGGACCATCACAATATCCGCCACAGATGGCTTTTCGTAACGACACTTTGAGTTGTCTTTTTCGAGGGGGGCAATCAGCTATGATTTATGATTTTGATGTATTCCGATTTTACAAAAATGAGCTAATCAGCCTTAATCGGTTTCCCATGCGTGCAGACAGAGGCAGTCAATCAAGAATTGCTGACGATGGAGAGTCGCTCATTAGCTATCATCAAACGAATTATGACATTCTCATTGAGAAATACAATATGCGGCGGCGACGGATAACCAGCACTTCACCTCCAATCCCCAATCGCCCGCAGGAAAGGATCAATTGGGTTGATGGCTCCTCCTTTAATGCCAATGGTCAGTTCGCATTCTTTGCCTTTCGGGATCCAAGATCAGCTAGTGTATATGTAGGGATCGAGAACTTAGCTACAGCAGCTTTTGAACACTTTAAATTTGAAGTCCCCAGAATGTTAGCAGAAAACTGGAGCACAACAAAAGTTGAACATCACAGCAATATCATATATCTCTTGGGCCATCATACTGACCAAGATTCGCGAAAGAGCATCCGAGGAATGTACGTGCTAAATTGTACCACTAAGCAGGTAGATTTTTTAGAATGGCAGGACAAACTTGCCCCAGATCGTACTTTCAATCCACAGACTTCAAAGATTAATACCTACTTCTACAATAATAGGATGTACATTGTATTTAATTACGATACCAATGGTGTAAACGAGGATAAAAACCTTTCTCCATATCGCAATATTATTCTGGAGGTCGACACTCAAAATCTCGAACTAGGTAAAATGCTTGATGATGGAAGTAACAACATCAAATATTATTTCTTAGTTAATGGTTATTGGATAGAATATATTCATTATAAGGCTGCAATTGGGCAAGAGCAAGGACGATCTGTCGTTAAGCGCTTTGCATTGACTCAATAA